One Sediminicola sp. YIK13 DNA segment encodes these proteins:
- a CDS encoding SDR family oxidoreductase yields the protein MTNKKLHLDPKYCILVTGGAGFIGSNLCITLLNNGNKVRCLDNFATGKLDNINALLSNPNFTLIEGDIRDIEVCKSACKEVDYVLHQAALGSVPRSIKDPITSNDVNVSGFLNMLVAARDCSVKRFIYAASSSTYGDSENMPKIEDVIGKPLSPYAITKYVNELYANIFSTTYGLETIGLRYFNVFGRHQDPNGAYAAVIPKFVMQLMNHESPIINGDGTYSRDFTYIENVVQMNIRAIAATDKKATNTVYNVAYGERTDLNELVALLKEYLSVFDSKISEVQIKYGPTRQGDVPHSLASIEKAKTLLEYHPEYDIKKGLKEATTWYWQNLKQ from the coding sequence ATGACTAACAAGAAATTACACTTAGATCCTAAATACTGCATTTTAGTTACTGGAGGGGCAGGTTTTATTGGCTCAAACCTGTGCATAACACTTCTTAATAATGGTAATAAGGTACGGTGTCTTGATAATTTTGCAACTGGAAAACTGGATAATATTAATGCATTATTATCAAATCCTAATTTTACGCTTATTGAAGGTGATATCAGAGATATAGAGGTATGTAAAAGTGCTTGTAAGGAAGTGGATTATGTTTTACATCAGGCAGCATTAGGGTCTGTGCCAAGGTCTATAAAAGATCCAATCACTAGTAATGATGTAAATGTATCAGGTTTTCTTAATATGCTCGTTGCCGCAAGAGATTGTTCGGTAAAGCGTTTCATTTATGCCGCCAGCTCATCAACCTATGGCGACTCTGAAAACATGCCCAAAATAGAGGATGTTATTGGCAAACCTTTATCACCTTATGCCATAACAAAATATGTAAATGAACTATATGCCAATATCTTTAGTACAACATATGGTTTAGAAACAATTGGCCTTAGATATTTCAACGTTTTTGGTAGGCACCAAGACCCTAACGGCGCTTACGCAGCAGTGATCCCGAAATTTGTAATGCAATTAATGAACCACGAATCCCCAATAATAAATGGTGATGGTACTTATTCTAGAGATTTCACTTACATTGAGAATGTTGTTCAGATGAATATAAGGGCAATTGCTGCTACAGATAAAAAAGCCACAAACACGGTGTATAACGTTGCTTATGGTGAACGAACAGATTTAAATGAATTAGTTGCACTATTAAAAGAATATTTAAGTGTATTTGATTCCAAAATATCTGAAGTACAAATAAAGTACGGTCCAACAAGACAAGGAGATGTTCCCCATTCCTTAGCCTCAATTGAAAAAGCAAAAACATTATTAGAGTATCACCCTGAGTACGACATAAAAAAAGGTTTAAAAGAAGCCACAACATGGTACTGGCAAAATCTAAAACAATAA
- a CDS encoding lipopolysaccharide biosynthesis protein, whose protein sequence is MSLKLKAINSFSWTLFEMIFNQGSIFLVGIILARILSPQDFGIIGLITAFIAVTNSIIEGGFSSALIRKINVTNTDYNTVFFTNLLVSTTLYLILFFSAEVLSKFFETPILAEILKYSGIILIINATTLVQTSILSRNLNFKTQAIISITASISSGLIAIFMAYRGYGIWSLVILSILRPFLNSTLLWLNNNWRPSLEFSKNSFKELFNYGYKLLMANLINTIYKNIYYVLIGKFFSPISLGYYTRAEQFQSPVSGNITAALRRISFPILSSLQNDNIKLKTTFTRFLRFSIFLNFTIMLGIAAIAQPMVLLLIGEKWSSSIIYLQLLCIPGMLYPLQILHLNLLLIKGYSNLNLKLEIAKKIILIPLIYITVLISIKAMLFGLVVFSLIEYFINSFYTKKFLDYSIKDQMKDIFPFLIISLLTASSMFIVTLFDLNNFFMLLIQLAVGSFIFIITNEIMNVNEYIEIKKVISNIIKKSLFK, encoded by the coding sequence ATGTCACTGAAATTAAAAGCAATTAACAGTTTTAGTTGGACTCTATTTGAAATGATATTCAATCAAGGTTCTATATTTTTAGTAGGAATCATATTGGCGCGTATTTTAAGTCCTCAAGATTTTGGAATTATTGGATTAATAACTGCCTTTATAGCCGTAACCAATTCTATTATCGAAGGTGGATTCAGTAGTGCGTTAATACGAAAAATAAATGTAACCAATACTGATTATAATACGGTTTTCTTTACGAATTTACTTGTTTCTACAACTTTATATTTAATCCTATTCTTTTCAGCTGAAGTATTATCCAAATTTTTCGAGACACCTATATTGGCTGAAATTCTTAAATATTCTGGAATTATATTAATAATTAATGCCACTACTTTAGTTCAAACAAGTATATTATCCAGAAATCTCAACTTTAAAACTCAAGCAATTATTTCAATAACAGCTTCTATTAGTTCTGGTCTGATTGCAATATTTATGGCATATAGGGGATATGGGATATGGAGTCTAGTTATACTTTCTATTTTAAGGCCCTTTTTAAATTCAACATTATTATGGCTCAATAATAATTGGCGCCCATCGCTAGAATTTTCGAAAAATAGCTTTAAGGAACTGTTTAATTATGGGTATAAGCTTTTAATGGCAAATTTAATCAATACCATTTATAAGAATATTTATTATGTTCTCATTGGAAAGTTTTTCTCCCCAATTTCATTAGGGTATTATACTCGTGCAGAACAATTTCAATCTCCTGTCTCTGGAAATATTACAGCAGCACTAAGAAGAATCAGTTTTCCCATTCTTTCTTCTTTACAAAATGATAATATTAAATTAAAAACAACATTTACGAGATTTTTAAGATTTAGTATATTTTTAAATTTTACAATTATGCTAGGTATAGCAGCAATCGCCCAACCAATGGTATTATTATTAATTGGAGAGAAATGGTCTTCATCAATAATTTATTTACAATTATTGTGCATCCCTGGTATGTTATATCCCTTGCAAATCTTACATTTAAATCTATTATTGATTAAAGGATATTCTAATTTAAATCTTAAGCTCGAAATTGCTAAAAAAATAATTTTAATACCCCTTATTTATATTACAGTATTAATAAGTATCAAAGCAATGTTGTTTGGTTTAGTCGTCTTTTCTCTCATCGAATATTTTATAAACAGTTTCTATACTAAAAAGTTTCTTGACTATTCAATCAAGGATCAAATGAAGGATATTTTTCCCTTTTTAATTATTTCATTATTAACTGCTTCATCTATGTTTATTGTAACCCTATTTGATTTGAATAATTTTTTTATGTTATTAATTCAATTAGCAGTAGGATCATTTATTTTTATAATCACAAATGAAATAATGAATGTAAATGAGTATATCGAAATAAAAAAAGTAATCTCTAATATTATTAAAAAATCACTATTCAAATAA
- a CDS encoding acetyltransferase: MNKKTSKHIRIYGAGGHSKVVKEVLLLNGFEISKIFDDNIETNDRYNSEITHGARQNMDQFPHNGPPIIIAIGNNLIRSEIAQMLSSEFGQAFHSSAIIASNAIIDEGTVVFAGAVIQPNTKIGKHVIINTCASVDHDNIIGDFVHISPNVTLCGNVEIMEGTQIGSAAVVIPNVKVGKWCVIGAGTVIIRDVPDYCTVVGNPGRIIKRRSKTLKK; this comes from the coding sequence ATGAATAAGAAAACATCTAAACATATCAGGATTTATGGAGCAGGTGGACATTCTAAAGTTGTAAAGGAAGTTTTGCTTCTAAATGGTTTTGAAATTTCTAAAATTTTCGATGATAATATTGAAACCAATGATAGATACAATTCTGAAATCACACATGGAGCAAGACAAAATATGGATCAATTTCCTCATAATGGGCCCCCTATCATTATAGCCATAGGAAATAACCTAATTAGATCAGAAATTGCACAAATGTTAAGTAGTGAGTTTGGGCAAGCATTTCATAGTTCAGCTATTATTGCTAGTAATGCTATTATAGATGAAGGAACCGTGGTTTTTGCCGGAGCCGTAATTCAACCAAATACTAAAATTGGGAAACATGTAATTATAAACACATGTGCTAGTGTTGATCACGATAACATTATTGGCGACTTTGTACATATTTCTCCAAATGTCACTTTATGTGGAAACGTTGAAATCATGGAAGGCACTCAGATCGGATCTGCGGCTGTTGTAATACCTAACGTTAAAGTTGGCAAGTGGTGTGTTATTGGTGCAGGCACTGTGATAATAAGAGATGTTCCTGATTATTGTACTGTTGTTGGTAACCCTGGACGTATAATTAAACGCAGATCGAAAACCTTAAAGAAATAA
- a CDS encoding glycosyltransferase family 4 protein has product MKILYIHQYFTTPEQPGGTRSYWISKELIKHGHDVTMLTTTNKKSKKVNIDGIHVVYLKIPYSSHMGILHRLLAFIKFMLATTLFVLKSNKFDLILATSTPLTVGFPALVGKKIKKIPYFFEVRDLWPEVPIQMGAFKNKIIIKLTKWFERSIYRNAYHIVALSPGMYEGVISTGVGDEKVSMIPNMSKIDKFWPHKKNEQLIEEFKLDPNTFKVIYFGAMGIANGMNYILDAAKLLSNRKDIEFLFFGFGSMKPILEKRCVDEEISNIRFFKGEPMERLSEIVNFCDISLVTFSNLPILATNSPNKLFDSLSAGKPIIVNSPGWTKDMVEKYNCGVYVNPEIPIELSNQIINLKNNPELCDIMGVNSRKLAENTFDKSILCDQYAKLIASTL; this is encoded by the coding sequence ATGAAAATCTTATATATTCATCAATATTTTACAACTCCTGAACAACCTGGGGGGACTCGATCCTATTGGATTAGCAAAGAGTTAATCAAACATGGGCATGATGTAACCATGTTAACTACAACAAATAAGAAGAGTAAAAAAGTAAATATTGATGGTATACATGTTGTTTATCTGAAAATTCCATATAGTAGTCATATGGGCATATTACATCGCCTTTTGGCTTTCATTAAATTCATGCTTGCCACCACTTTATTTGTTCTAAAAAGCAATAAATTTGATTTAATACTAGCCACTTCAACACCATTAACAGTTGGCTTTCCTGCACTTGTAGGTAAAAAAATAAAAAAAATACCGTACTTTTTTGAGGTAAGGGATTTATGGCCAGAGGTTCCCATACAAATGGGGGCATTCAAAAATAAAATTATCATTAAGTTAACCAAATGGTTTGAAAGATCCATATATCGGAATGCTTACCATATTGTTGCACTATCACCTGGAATGTATGAAGGAGTAATTTCAACTGGCGTAGGTGATGAAAAAGTATCAATGATTCCTAATATGTCCAAAATTGATAAATTTTGGCCACATAAAAAAAATGAGCAACTTATTGAGGAGTTCAAATTAGATCCAAACACCTTTAAGGTGATATATTTTGGTGCAATGGGTATTGCCAATGGGATGAATTATATTTTAGATGCAGCAAAATTATTGTCAAATCGAAAAGATATTGAGTTTTTATTTTTCGGATTTGGATCTATGAAACCTATTCTTGAAAAAAGATGTGTAGATGAAGAAATTTCAAATATTAGATTTTTTAAAGGTGAACCAATGGAACGATTGTCAGAAATTGTCAATTTTTGCGATATTTCCTTAGTGACATTTTCTAATTTACCTATTCTAGCAACTAATTCACCTAACAAACTATTTGATTCATTATCAGCAGGGAAGCCAATAATTGTCAACTCCCCTGGATGGACAAAGGATATGGTAGAAAAATACAATTGCGGAGTTTATGTTAACCCTGAGATTCCTATTGAATTATCCAATCAAATTATTAATTTGAAAAATAATCCTGAATTGTGTGATATAATGGGTGTAAATTCTAGAAAATTAGCAGAAAATACTTTCGATAAATCCATATTATGTGATCAGTATGCAAAATTAATTGCTAGTACATTATAA
- a CDS encoding sugar transferase — protein sequence MNYKYIKRFFDLVSSVTGLVLTFPITAIITLYLLFYNNGKPFFLQQRPGKNGKLFKIIKFKTMNDNMDSDGNLLPYEKRITKLGIIIRKYSLDELPQLINVLKGDMSLIGPRPLLTKYLPLYNEYQLRRHDLKPGITGWAQVNGRNAISWEQKFNLDIYYVTHISFFLDLKILLLTIKKVLIKEGVNSSDNLNMAEFIGNN from the coding sequence ATGAATTATAAATATATTAAACGATTTTTCGATCTTGTATCCTCAGTAACAGGACTTGTTCTAACATTCCCAATAACAGCTATTATCACATTGTATTTATTATTCTATAACAATGGAAAACCATTTTTTTTACAGCAGAGGCCCGGTAAAAATGGTAAATTGTTTAAGATTATTAAGTTTAAAACCATGAATGACAACATGGATAGTGATGGTAATTTATTGCCATATGAAAAGAGAATTACAAAATTGGGGATTATTATTAGAAAGTATTCCTTAGATGAGTTACCTCAACTAATAAACGTTTTAAAAGGAGATATGAGTTTAATTGGTCCAAGGCCATTATTAACTAAGTATTTACCGCTCTATAACGAATATCAACTTCGGAGACACGATTTAAAACCTGGAATAACTGGTTGGGCACAAGTAAATGGTAGAAATGCTATATCATGGGAACAAAAATTTAACTTAGATATTTATTATGTTACTCATATTAGCTTTTTTTTAGACCTTAAAATACTCCTACTAACCATTAAAAAAGTTCTAATTAAGGAAGGTGTTAACAGTTCAGACAATCTTAACATGGCTGAGTTTATAGGTAACAATTAA
- a CDS encoding glycosyltransferase translates to MNKILIYSPGAYQLYGHSYDYTKGLSESFIELGYEVFVFGIEGPLKFNDPINEIKISKSNKPIEKVTLFQKIKWGLHRLKDSYDFLKKFMNFYFSFEEKPLIIFETFEYFSLSQIIKKFSDNYFCIFHDTNFNFKQTSLLAGSYKRLARVSSKKIVKHSKKSFVHGHEMKLNFIEQMGENYKDKIIDIPYGAPLPFKLEKDDMIKSKSQLGLNMNKNYLLSFGTLRSDKEFIPIMEALEKNSSWEWLIAGPEGDYTYNQINILAKKYNLENRIIIHHKFIENKEQKLYFTAADLIINLYKPYIRHESGTAQLARAYNKPVVVSGPPDLTDYVVEKNIGWVVNDSHTLNDILKKYVELPERDMKLIHSNINELAINNSWITVAKKILSFT, encoded by the coding sequence ATGAATAAGATATTAATATACAGCCCAGGTGCATATCAACTATATGGTCATTCTTACGACTACACCAAGGGTCTTTCCGAATCGTTTATTGAACTTGGATATGAAGTGTTTGTTTTTGGGATTGAAGGGCCATTAAAATTTAATGATCCTATTAATGAAATTAAAATATCTAAATCAAACAAACCAATCGAGAAGGTCACATTATTTCAAAAAATAAAATGGGGACTTCATAGGCTTAAGGATTCATACGATTTTTTAAAAAAATTCATGAATTTCTATTTCTCTTTTGAGGAAAAACCATTAATCATATTTGAGACATTCGAATATTTTAGTTTGTCTCAAATAATCAAAAAATTCTCGGATAACTATTTTTGTATTTTTCATGATACAAATTTCAATTTCAAACAAACTTCCTTATTAGCTGGATCTTACAAACGTTTAGCGCGAGTTTCATCAAAGAAAATTGTAAAACATTCTAAGAAATCATTTGTTCACGGCCATGAAATGAAGCTTAATTTTATTGAGCAAATGGGAGAAAATTATAAGGATAAAATAATTGATATTCCTTATGGCGCCCCACTACCCTTTAAATTGGAAAAAGATGATATGATTAAATCAAAATCTCAATTGGGGTTAAATATGAATAAAAATTATTTGCTATCATTTGGCACTTTAAGGTCTGACAAGGAGTTTATACCAATAATGGAAGCTTTAGAAAAGAATTCCAGTTGGGAATGGCTGATTGCTGGTCCTGAAGGAGATTACACTTATAACCAAATAAATATATTGGCTAAAAAGTATAATCTAGAAAACAGAATCATTATACATCATAAATTTATTGAGAATAAAGAGCAAAAATTATACTTTACCGCTGCGGATTTGATCATTAATCTATATAAACCGTATATAAGGCACGAAAGTGGAACTGCCCAATTGGCAAGGGCATATAACAAACCTGTAGTTGTCTCCGGACCACCAGATTTAACAGATTATGTTGTTGAAAAAAACATAGGATGGGTTGTAAATGATAGTCATACTTTAAATGATATATTAAAAAAATACGTTGAATTACCTGAAAGAGATATGAAGTTGATCCATTCAAACATAAACGAATTAGCAATTAATAATTCATGGATTACTGTTGCTAAGAAAATTTTGAGTTTTACTTAA
- a CDS encoding glycosyltransferase: MNNKKNIAFLLTRISERGGISRVVSIITNVLQKTELYNIHIISYIKKEEYGYKWNNKIIYHDLLDESIPMKKGLPKAAFGLRKIINKNNIEILISCGQLVGPLGVISTLFKKTKHVYWSHSSFKAKTGNKFKEVNEQFTAIFANAIVSLTKTDLKNYKHGTFASNIKQIYNPIDPRAVNSHLPYKLNAKKIISVGRLTDQKNFELLVDVAKIVLEKHKDYVWHIYGSGENEHKIQKKIEQNGLIDKLVLKGQSNDLYSIYNQYSFMVMTSKYEGFPMSLIEGLANNLPLISFDIPTGPSEIIRNNINGFLIRPFRIIEMANKIDELIINEDKRISFSNNNKEFINDFNIHSITTKWINLFNSLKN; this comes from the coding sequence ATGAATAATAAAAAAAATATAGCCTTTTTATTGACCAGAATTTCTGAAAGAGGAGGAATCTCCAGGGTAGTTTCAATTATAACCAATGTGCTACAAAAAACCGAATTATATAATATACACATTATTAGCTACATAAAAAAAGAAGAATATGGTTATAAATGGAATAATAAGATAATATATCATGACCTATTAGATGAAAGTATTCCAATGAAAAAAGGACTACCTAAGGCTGCTTTTGGCCTTAGAAAAATCATTAACAAAAATAATATTGAAATATTGATCAGCTGCGGGCAGCTTGTTGGTCCTTTAGGAGTAATTAGCACCTTATTTAAAAAAACTAAACATGTATATTGGTCTCATTCAAGTTTTAAAGCTAAAACTGGCAATAAATTTAAGGAGGTAAATGAACAATTTACAGCGATCTTTGCCAATGCAATAGTAAGCTTAACCAAAACAGATTTAAAAAATTACAAACATGGGACCTTCGCTAGTAATATAAAGCAGATATACAATCCAATTGACCCAAGAGCAGTAAACTCACATTTACCCTATAAGTTAAATGCAAAAAAAATTATAAGTGTAGGTCGCTTGACAGATCAAAAAAATTTTGAATTGCTAGTTGATGTGGCCAAAATTGTTCTAGAAAAGCATAAAGATTATGTATGGCATATTTATGGTTCAGGCGAAAATGAACATAAAATTCAAAAAAAAATTGAACAAAATGGATTAATTGATAAGTTAGTTCTTAAAGGACAATCAAATGATTTGTATTCTATTTATAATCAATATTCTTTTATGGTAATGACATCTAAATATGAAGGATTTCCAATGAGCTTAATTGAAGGACTTGCTAACAATTTACCATTAATAAGTTTTGATATCCCTACTGGTCCGAGTGAAATTATCAGAAACAATATTAATGGATTTTTAATCAGACCATTTCGTATTATAGAAATGGCTAACAAAATAGATGAATTAATTATCAATGAAGATAAACGAATCTCATTTTCAAATAATAACAAAGAGTTTATTAATGATTTTAATATTCATTCAATAACAACAAAATGGATTAACTTGTTTAATTCCCTAAAAAATTAA
- a CDS encoding glycosyltransferase family 4 protein: MNKLNCLHICNDFLGSKVHRNLYRSLEGLKIQQTVYYPIRLLGSNEYIYSLPDSSIKIIGSKPIKKYHKYLFRDKISHLYKDLKLKTELANFDLICATTLFVDGALALKIYKEFNIPYIIAVRGTDLNGYLKYRLDLFSLAKEILYSAKKIIFISDSLEINFKKHYYIKNLKKHIWSKCEVIYNGLDSIWIENLKKKKSINPSKILYIGRFDKNKNVLKLVYSVIELQKKLPDLQITLVGKKGEEENEIKTLSYKYPHIVNFIGPIYDKTELKEIFWTNHIFAMPSYSETFGLVYIEALSQGLPVIYSKGQGIDGLFKAKVGEAVDPHSINSIGIGLLKIINNYNEYHLEKVDFSIFDWNNTTKKYYTIYKSIVQE, from the coding sequence ATGAATAAATTAAATTGTCTTCATATTTGTAATGATTTTTTGGGAAGTAAAGTCCACCGAAACTTGTATCGTTCTTTAGAGGGATTAAAAATACAACAGACGGTATATTACCCAATAAGATTACTTGGTTCAAATGAATATATATATTCGCTTCCAGATTCAAGCATCAAAATAATTGGATCAAAGCCCATAAAAAAATATCATAAGTATTTATTCCGGGATAAAATTTCTCACTTATATAAGGACCTTAAATTAAAAACTGAACTTGCTAATTTCGATCTTATTTGCGCAACCACACTATTTGTTGATGGTGCGCTGGCATTAAAAATTTATAAGGAATTCAATATTCCATATATAATAGCAGTTAGAGGCACCGATTTAAACGGCTATCTAAAATACCGATTAGATCTCTTCTCCTTAGCTAAGGAGATCTTATACAGTGCTAAAAAGATTATTTTCATTAGTGATTCTTTGGAAATAAATTTTAAGAAACATTATTATATTAAAAACTTAAAAAAACATATCTGGTCAAAATGTGAAGTTATATACAATGGATTGGATTCAATTTGGATTGAAAACCTTAAAAAAAAGAAGTCTATCAATCCTAGCAAAATACTTTATATTGGGAGGTTTGATAAGAATAAAAATGTCTTAAAATTAGTTTATAGTGTTATAGAGTTACAAAAGAAGCTACCTGACTTGCAAATTACACTTGTAGGAAAAAAAGGGGAGGAAGAAAATGAAATTAAAACTCTTTCTTATAAATATCCACACATTGTAAATTTCATTGGTCCCATATATGATAAAACTGAACTTAAGGAAATATTTTGGACCAACCATATTTTTGCAATGCCCTCTTATAGCGAAACTTTTGGTTTGGTTTACATAGAAGCACTTTCACAAGGACTACCAGTAATATATTCAAAAGGTCAAGGGATAGATGGCTTATTTAAAGCAAAAGTTGGAGAAGCGGTTGATCCCCACTCCATTAACAGTATAGGAATTGGATTATTAAAAATTATTAATAATTACAATGAATATCATTTAGAGAAAGTTGATTTTTCTATATTTGATTGGAATAATACTACTAAAAAATATTATACAATTTACAAATCAATAGTTCAAGAATAA
- a CDS encoding O-antigen ligase family protein: MQSNFKSKDNNLFVGLYVIGTIIFLIALGPYLKRQNLVTSILIPSLTLLAFFYDIKTFYKNNTEFILLLLIFISSLFSVFYYVNYEALINGFNGMLGAVLAAYIPVALNKNGDYSKYFHIGYVISILLLIAIMYYEGNFNFSNFASKVDYRDRFLLNANAYSYFSFFANFSLIYLYQKYKSTLWMILLISLPLLFIIISFATQSRSGIFIIIIINLCYWFFINKINPSNKLKKIFRGILIFSIFIFIGIQFIKIYENSRIKNRIEVTGTKVDSREVLIYESLKVFGNNPFLGVGLGQLIYHNGIGQFSHNSYVEILAEQGIFGGILLLFLFGIPLIKCWRLIMLNPNDKVLKINLLFFICFYLFNNIYPFYKFTFSMMYFFMIISIQNKLEIHKSK, translated from the coding sequence ATGCAATCAAATTTTAAATCGAAGGATAATAACCTTTTTGTTGGTTTATATGTAATTGGCACAATTATTTTTCTAATTGCATTAGGCCCGTATTTAAAAAGACAAAATTTAGTTACTTCCATACTCATCCCATCACTTACACTACTTGCGTTCTTTTATGATATAAAGACTTTTTATAAGAACAACACTGAATTTATACTTTTGTTGCTAATATTTATTTCAAGCCTATTTTCCGTATTCTACTATGTGAATTATGAAGCATTAATAAATGGATTTAATGGTATGCTTGGTGCTGTATTAGCTGCATATATTCCAGTAGCATTAAATAAAAACGGAGACTATAGCAAATATTTTCACATTGGTTATGTAATATCTATACTATTATTGATAGCAATTATGTACTATGAAGGGAATTTTAATTTTTCTAATTTTGCATCTAAAGTAGATTACCGAGATCGCTTTTTGTTGAATGCCAATGCATATTCATACTTTAGTTTTTTTGCCAACTTCTCATTAATATATTTATATCAGAAATATAAATCTACATTATGGATGATTTTATTAATATCACTTCCATTACTTTTTATAATTATTTCTTTTGCAACTCAATCTCGATCTGGTATTTTTATAATAATAATTATAAATTTATGCTATTGGTTTTTTATAAATAAAATAAATCCCAGCAACAAATTAAAAAAAATATTCAGGGGGATTTTAATTTTCTCAATATTCATTTTTATTGGCATTCAGTTTATCAAAATTTATGAAAATTCAAGAATCAAAAATAGAATAGAAGTCACAGGAACTAAGGTTGATTCTAGAGAGGTTTTGATTTATGAAAGTTTGAAAGTATTTGGAAATAATCCCTTTCTTGGAGTTGGGCTAGGACAATTGATTTATCATAATGGTATTGGCCAGTTTTCACACAATTCATATGTTGAAATTTTGGCCGAACAAGGTATCTTTGGAGGAATACTACTGTTATTTCTTTTTGGTATTCCTTTGATAAAATGTTGGCGCTTGATAATGCTAAATCCTAACGACAAGGTTTTAAAAATAAATCTATTATTTTTCATCTGTTTTTACTTGTTCAACAATATCTACCCCTTTTATAAGTTTACTTTTTCTATGATGTATTTTTTTATGATCATTAGTATCCAAAATAAATTGGAAATTCATAAAAGTAAATAA
- a CDS encoding nucleotide sugar dehydrogenase → MNNIKIAIIGLGYVGLPLARLFATKYSVIGFDINEKRIGELQNGLDSTLEVSDDELQKVKKTVPDNTIGLYCTNNLDAINDCNYYIVTVPTPVDNTNRPILTPLYKSSETVGKVLKKGDIVIYESTVYPGVTEDECVPVLEKISGLGFNTDFFVGYSPERINPGDKEHTVEKILKVTSGSTPEIGKLVDTLYSSVITAGTYLASSIKVAEAAKVIENSQRDINIAFVNELAKIFNLMDINTHEVLKAASTKWNFLPFSPGLVGGHCIGVDPYYLAQKAQEFGYHPEIILAGRRMNDGMGKYVASEVVKLMVQRDIKVKGSKILTLGITFKENCPDVRNTKAVDVINNLKSYGAEVTIFDPWASPIEVEQEYSLPTLQKLPSEKYDAIVLTVAHKEFLDLDLRSLLKEEGVIYDVKGILKGIADRSL, encoded by the coding sequence ATGAACAATATTAAAATAGCCATAATTGGATTAGGGTATGTGGGATTACCATTGGCCCGTTTATTTGCCACTAAATATTCTGTAATTGGATTCGATATTAACGAAAAAAGAATTGGCGAACTACAAAATGGACTTGATAGTACCTTGGAGGTCTCTGATGATGAACTACAAAAGGTAAAAAAAACTGTTCCCGACAATACCATTGGGCTGTATTGCACTAATAATTTAGATGCTATAAACGATTGTAATTATTATATTGTTACAGTACCCACACCCGTAGACAACACCAATAGACCAATTTTGACACCACTTTATAAATCAAGTGAGACTGTTGGTAAAGTGCTAAAAAAAGGTGATATAGTAATATATGAATCTACCGTATATCCTGGGGTAACAGAAGATGAATGTGTTCCTGTATTGGAGAAAATCAGTGGACTTGGATTCAATACCGATTTTTTTGTGGGTTATTCACCAGAACGAATCAATCCTGGTGATAAGGAGCACACCGTTGAAAAAATATTAAAAGTAACTTCGGGATCAACTCCGGAAATTGGTAAGCTAGTAGATACACTATATTCCTCAGTTATCACTGCAGGAACCTATTTGGCCTCTTCCATAAAAGTGGCTGAAGCCGCAAAAGTAATTGAAAATTCACAGCGAGATATTAATATAGCTTTTGTAAATGAATTGGCAAAGATTTTCAACTTAATGGATATTAACACCCATGAAGTTTTAAAAGCCGCAAGTACAAAATGGAACTTTCTTCCATTTTCACCAGGCTTAGTAGGAGGTCACTGTATTGGAGTGGACCCTTATTATTTGGCTCAAAAAGCTCAAGAATTTGGTTATCATCCTGAAATTATTCTTGCCGGTAGAAGGATGAATGATGGGATGGGAAAATATGTCGCTTCAGAAGTTGTAAAACTAATGGTTCAAAGAGATATTAAAGTGAAAGGTTCTAAAATATTGACGTTGGGAATTACATTTAAAGAAAATTGCCCAGATGTAAGAAATACAAAAGCCGTAGATGTTATAAATAATTTAAAGAGCTATGGTGCTGAAGTTACAATTTTCGACCCTTGGGCTTCACCAATTGAAGTAGAACAGGAATATTCCTTGCCTACATTACAAAAACTTCCCTCCGAAAAATACGATGCCATAGTTTTAACTGTTGCCCACAAAGAATTTTTAGATTTAGATCTTAGGTCACTGTTGAAAGAAGAAGGGGTTATATATGATGTAAAAGGAATATTAAAGGGAATAGCAGATAGAAGTCTTTAA